One stretch of Roseimicrobium sp. ORNL1 DNA includes these proteins:
- a CDS encoding protein phosphatase 2C domain-containing protein, which yields MNDIAAPTPPPAAATADSAGPFHVERDFAGRQYVGYREKQEDYYAFADASDKKEKPVTKLLVALGDGLGAHIGGNVASYQLVTEFVKAYKRSTLSVPWRMRVSLESANESLRVISNRLNCDKAPMGSTFVGIVVTQSHLHWVSVGDSLLYLFRKDKLTRLNADHSLAPILEERVRKGEMTEEEAARHPDRHVLQSACMGLPLTLVDARMEPYPIESGDIIVVASDGLLTLDMDQIEELLTFGKTSSAGKLVDALLFGVRCAEHPKQDNTTIALVKVP from the coding sequence GTGAACGACATCGCGGCCCCAACACCACCACCAGCAGCAGCAACCGCAGACTCCGCCGGCCCCTTCCATGTGGAACGGGACTTCGCCGGTCGACAGTATGTCGGCTATCGTGAAAAGCAGGAGGATTACTATGCCTTCGCCGACGCCTCTGACAAAAAGGAGAAGCCCGTCACCAAGTTGCTTGTCGCCCTGGGCGATGGCCTCGGCGCGCACATCGGCGGAAATGTAGCCAGCTATCAATTGGTCACCGAATTCGTAAAGGCCTACAAGCGCAGCACCCTCAGCGTGCCGTGGCGCATGCGTGTCTCTTTGGAGTCGGCGAATGAAAGCCTGCGTGTGATTTCCAACCGGCTGAACTGCGACAAGGCGCCCATGGGCAGCACCTTCGTGGGAATCGTGGTGACGCAGTCGCATCTGCATTGGGTAAGCGTGGGGGACTCCCTGCTGTACCTCTTCCGCAAGGACAAGCTTACCCGCTTGAACGCGGATCACTCCCTCGCGCCCATCTTGGAAGAGCGCGTGAGGAAGGGCGAGATGACGGAAGAGGAGGCGGCACGCCATCCTGACCGCCACGTGCTCCAGTCCGCCTGCATGGGCCTCCCACTTACACTTGTTGATGCCCGCATGGAACCGTACCCCATCGAGAGCGGCGACATCATTGTCGTGGCCAGCGATGGTCTGCTGACTCTGGACATGGATCAAATCGAAGAGTTGCTCACTTTCGGAAAGACCTCGTCCGCCGGCAAACTCGTGGATGCCCTCCTGTTTGGCGTGCGCTGTGCGGAACATCCCAAGCAGGACAACACGACCATCGCACTGGTAAAGGTGCCGTAA
- a CDS encoding aldose epimerase family protein: protein MKHAPLIFFAVAATLGLSSCQSIGQGGMSVNHQTWGTTKSGDKVTLYTLRNSRGMEVRIADYGATIVSLTAPDRDGKFADVVLGFDTLQDYETRNPFFGCVAGRYANRIGKGKFTLDGKEYALAVNNGPNHLHGGKVGFDKKVWKSREVSRSNGVGVELTYSSPNMEEGYPGKLDSKVTYVLTNDNSLEVEYTASTDAPTVVNLTNHSYFNLAGEGSGPITNHVVSINADSFTPTDSGLIPTGQIASVEGTPLDFRSPQRIGARIGSSYPAVRYGEGYDHNYVLNGGTGMKTAARAKDPASGRVLEVLTTEPSVQFYTGNHQKKLTGCKNGHTYDFRTGFCFETQHYPDSPNRPEFPSTVLRPGDTYQHTTIFKFSAE from the coding sequence ATGAAGCACGCTCCCTTGATTTTCTTTGCCGTTGCTGCCACGCTCGGCTTGAGTTCCTGCCAGTCCATTGGTCAGGGCGGCATGAGCGTGAATCATCAAACTTGGGGCACTACTAAATCCGGTGATAAAGTCACCCTTTATACCTTGCGTAACAGCAGGGGGATGGAGGTTCGCATCGCCGACTATGGCGCTACCATCGTGAGCCTCACCGCGCCGGATCGTGACGGCAAGTTTGCCGATGTCGTGCTTGGGTTCGACACCCTGCAGGACTACGAAACACGCAATCCCTTCTTTGGCTGTGTCGCTGGCCGTTATGCCAACCGCATAGGCAAGGGGAAATTCACGCTGGATGGCAAGGAATACGCCCTGGCGGTGAACAATGGTCCCAACCACCTGCACGGTGGAAAGGTCGGTTTTGACAAGAAAGTGTGGAAGTCCCGCGAGGTTTCCCGCTCCAACGGTGTCGGCGTGGAGCTGACCTATTCCAGCCCGAACATGGAAGAGGGGTATCCCGGTAAACTCGACAGCAAGGTCACCTATGTCCTGACCAATGACAATTCCCTGGAGGTCGAATACACGGCCTCCACGGACGCGCCGACGGTGGTGAACCTCACCAACCACAGCTATTTCAACCTCGCCGGCGAAGGCAGCGGTCCCATCACCAACCATGTGGTGAGCATCAATGCGGACTCCTTCACGCCGACCGACTCAGGACTTATTCCGACCGGGCAGATAGCCTCGGTGGAAGGCACTCCACTCGACTTCCGGTCACCCCAGCGCATCGGTGCGCGCATCGGGTCGTCTTATCCCGCCGTGCGCTACGGCGAAGGATATGACCACAACTATGTATTAAATGGGGGTACGGGCATGAAAACCGCCGCTCGCGCCAAAGATCCTGCATCTGGACGCGTGTTGGAGGTGCTTACCACCGAACCTAGTGTACAGTTTTACACAGGAAATCACCAAAAGAAGCTCACGGGGTGCAAAAATGGCCACACCTATGACTTCCGCACTGGTTTCTGCTTCGAGACTCAACATTATCCAGACAGCCCCAATCGCCCCGAATTCCCCTCCACCGTTCTGCGGCCGGGCGATACCTACCAGCACACCACCATTTTCAAGTTTAGCGCGGAGTAA
- a CDS encoding leucine-rich repeat domain-containing protein has translation MKHCLLIASATAFISAAVLPSSLLAQATPAAPAPAPNATETKPAPAPAPSPAPAPAPAPEKKADAPKPAEPKPAPAPAPAPAPAPAKPEEKKPEAAKPAEKKPEPAKPATPAPAPTPAPATAEKKPDAPKPAPAPAEKKPDAPKPAATAAAPAPAKPEEKKPEPPKPQPIFKDKNLEAAVRKQVFAKRENNEPIVAADVESVSFVQGKGMKITDLSGLEHCKALAQLELPNNEIKDLSPIKNLERLQFVDLQNNQISDIGPIGTLKALQYLELTNNKVTDVTPLGNIPALTSVYLTNNQVKDAAALFKLPKLSSLYLEGNQLTSLNGIGACKWLGMLNLKNNQIVDLAPLEPLMELRWLFIDGNKVADIAPLHRMLKKDMDGPREFAPYLNLYLGGNPLSDPSKALVEELKKMSLRVNDVVTK, from the coding sequence ATGAAGCATTGCTTACTCATTGCCAGCGCCACCGCCTTCATCTCCGCCGCAGTCCTGCCCTCCTCCTTGTTGGCGCAGGCTACACCTGCGGCACCGGCCCCAGCTCCGAACGCCACCGAGACCAAGCCGGCTCCTGCGCCCGCGCCCTCTCCGGCCCCGGCTCCCGCGCCCGCGCCAGAAAAGAAGGCCGACGCTCCCAAGCCCGCCGAGCCCAAACCTGCTCCGGCTCCGGCTCCCGCTCCTGCACCGGCACCGGCCAAACCAGAAGAGAAAAAGCCAGAGGCGGCCAAACCTGCGGAAAAGAAACCAGAACCAGCCAAGCCTGCGACTCCGGCACCCGCACCCACTCCAGCTCCAGCCACGGCTGAGAAGAAGCCCGACGCGCCAAAACCTGCTCCCGCTCCTGCGGAGAAGAAACCTGATGCACCAAAACCCGCTGCTACCGCAGCAGCACCGGCACCTGCCAAGCCCGAGGAAAAAAAGCCTGAGCCTCCCAAGCCCCAGCCCATCTTCAAAGACAAGAATCTGGAGGCTGCCGTACGCAAGCAGGTCTTCGCCAAGCGGGAGAACAACGAACCCATCGTGGCGGCAGACGTGGAGAGCGTCTCTTTTGTGCAGGGCAAGGGCATGAAAATCACCGACCTGAGCGGCCTGGAACACTGCAAGGCATTGGCCCAGCTCGAACTGCCCAACAATGAGATCAAGGACCTCTCCCCCATCAAGAATTTGGAGCGTCTCCAATTCGTGGATCTGCAGAACAACCAGATCAGCGACATCGGCCCGATTGGTACGCTGAAGGCGCTGCAGTACCTGGAGCTCACGAACAACAAGGTCACAGACGTCACTCCGCTGGGGAACATTCCCGCCCTTACGTCCGTCTATCTGACGAATAACCAGGTCAAGGACGCCGCCGCTCTTTTCAAGCTGCCCAAGCTTTCCTCGCTGTACCTTGAGGGCAATCAGCTCACCAGCCTCAACGGCATCGGCGCCTGCAAGTGGCTCGGCATGCTCAACCTGAAGAACAACCAGATCGTGGACCTGGCGCCGCTGGAACCGCTGATGGAACTACGCTGGCTCTTCATCGACGGCAACAAGGTTGCCGATATCGCGCCTCTGCATCGCATGCTGAAGAAGGACATGGATGGCCCGCGTGAGTTCGCCCCCTACTTGAACCTCTACCTCGGCGGCAACCCGCTTTCGGATCCGTCAAAGGCGCTCGTCGAAGAACTCAAGAAGATGAGCCTGAGGGTGAACGACGTGGTGACGAAGTAG
- a CDS encoding L,D-transpeptidase — protein MKSTLSSAKAPFVQLLTARFLTLAVASAFGLTLASCASKPKPAPQPQKSQAFQMYEWNAELAAKTTAPASVVIYLDKQKAHFFKGRQQVGWTYVASGTASHPTPSGSFKVMEKTPDKISNLYGKLLDFDGNVVDGDFNISKDTLPEGYRFSPARMPLYMRLTSDGVGMHVGPIPKPGRAASHGCIRLPRFMAEKFFANVSVGTPVTIHATSPADGVAVAPTAAEKKKGLFSGS, from the coding sequence ATGAAATCCACTCTGTCCTCCGCCAAAGCACCGTTCGTCCAGCTCCTGACAGCCCGGTTTTTGACATTGGCAGTCGCTTCTGCATTTGGCCTCACTCTCGCCTCGTGCGCCTCCAAGCCCAAGCCTGCTCCCCAGCCCCAGAAGTCGCAGGCATTCCAAATGTATGAGTGGAACGCCGAACTGGCCGCGAAGACCACCGCGCCGGCTTCCGTGGTGATCTATCTGGACAAGCAGAAAGCGCACTTCTTCAAGGGACGCCAGCAGGTCGGCTGGACCTACGTAGCCTCCGGCACCGCCTCGCACCCGACCCCAAGCGGCAGCTTCAAGGTCATGGAAAAGACGCCGGACAAGATTTCCAATCTGTACGGCAAGCTGCTGGACTTCGACGGCAATGTCGTGGACGGCGATTTCAACATCTCCAAGGACACCCTCCCGGAGGGCTACCGCTTCTCCCCTGCCCGCATGCCACTCTACATGCGCCTGACCAGCGACGGCGTGGGCATGCACGTGGGCCCCATCCCGAAGCCCGGCCGCGCAGCCTCCCATGGGTGCATCCGCCTTCCCCGCTTCATGGCAGAGAAGTTTTTCGCCAATGTGTCCGTGGGCACCCCGGTGACCATCCACGCGACCAGCCCGGCGGATGGCGTTGCTGTGGCACCGACCGCTGCGGAAAAGAAGAAGGGACTCTTCAGCGGATCGTAG
- a CDS encoding GNAT family N-acetyltransferase, translated as MRALSSIPPLPPEHLEGDSVTLRFATLVPGDAALGFVPYYHFRILVGGTDVGHINLRVGDTEHVLRSAGHIGFEIAAPHRGHRYALSACRALASFARSLSERFILTCDPDNHPSRRTLELLGAAFIDEVSVPMHDPHYARGSRTKLRFEWTP; from the coding sequence ATGCGCGCGCTTTCCTCGATCCCACCGCTGCCTCCAGAGCACCTCGAAGGTGACTCTGTCACGTTGCGATTCGCGACCCTCGTTCCGGGTGATGCGGCACTCGGGTTCGTGCCCTACTACCATTTCCGCATTTTGGTGGGTGGCACCGATGTTGGTCACATCAATTTGCGCGTAGGCGACACTGAGCACGTCCTGCGGAGCGCTGGGCACATCGGGTTCGAGATTGCCGCACCTCACCGGGGCCATCGGTACGCCCTTTCCGCCTGCCGTGCGCTCGCTTCGTTTGCCCGCTCCCTTTCCGAACGATTCATCCTCACTTGCGATCCGGACAACCACCCCTCCCGGCGGACCCTCGAACTCCTCGGCGCGGCATTTATCGACGAGGTTTCAGTGCCCATGCACGACCCTCACTATGCGCGCGGATCACGGACCAAGCTACGATTTGAGTGGACTCCCTGA
- a CDS encoding GreA/GreB family elongation factor — protein sequence MMHPEAEKLVQAGKLSRPDGEKLSKLQAGACVVHKSWGAGRIAEWDLLGDRLVVDFEEKKGHPLKLSFAIGSLDLLPDEHLLARRVADLDGLKKLATENPAELVELSLKSHGNSMSLDALEALLSPRVVSAADYKTWWSAAKKALKDRRHVVVPAKRTELLMRRDAEGVTPADAMIADLAKARDMKAKLTALARIQKDLDLFTDRSTQLAPAFDEVSNTVRKAWKLHPKEALQLLLARDELAEVAKAALPEGSFKIEELLRDARPTLAEASSALPAALLSRFYRAFPSAFPERAWVQESLNHLTKTGGRAVAEIAAVLDANDELDQLAEFLKRSVRNRQLSTDLLIWMCKERNGKSESVFDIDLGNAIISAIEDDNAAGGPKRVGRLYDAFAEDAGLVGEMVKDADDDELRLFSKRILASQVFDDLTRRSLMGRLIKARPELQELMENNASRQESALVVSWESMEKRKVDLEDLVKNKIPQNKKDIQIAREYGDLRENFEYKSARQQQAVLLRLQSKYERELRNARGTDFVGSSTETVGIGTIVDIEDVVTGAKQTYTILGAWDGDPDKHILSYLSEMAKALIGKKPGEESEVPTDSGASRKVRVVAIRPYITAAA from the coding sequence ATGATGCACCCCGAGGCTGAAAAACTGGTTCAAGCAGGCAAGCTCTCCCGCCCTGACGGAGAAAAACTCAGCAAGCTGCAAGCAGGAGCCTGTGTCGTGCACAAAAGCTGGGGAGCAGGCCGCATCGCTGAATGGGACCTCCTGGGTGATCGCCTGGTGGTGGACTTCGAAGAGAAGAAGGGCCATCCGCTCAAGCTCTCCTTTGCCATTGGTTCTCTCGACCTTCTTCCCGACGAACACCTGCTGGCCCGCCGCGTGGCGGATCTCGATGGACTCAAGAAACTGGCCACGGAAAATCCCGCCGAACTCGTGGAGCTCTCTTTGAAGAGCCACGGCAATTCCATGTCGCTCGATGCCTTGGAAGCGCTTCTGTCGCCCCGCGTTGTCTCTGCCGCGGACTACAAGACCTGGTGGTCAGCAGCGAAGAAGGCATTGAAGGACCGCCGCCATGTGGTGGTGCCCGCGAAGCGTACGGAACTGCTGATGCGCCGCGATGCTGAAGGTGTCACCCCCGCGGATGCCATGATCGCGGATCTTGCGAAAGCCCGCGACATGAAGGCCAAGCTCACCGCTCTGGCCCGCATCCAGAAGGATCTCGATCTTTTTACCGACAGGTCCACGCAGCTCGCTCCTGCTTTTGACGAAGTGAGCAATACCGTGCGCAAGGCTTGGAAGCTGCACCCCAAGGAGGCGCTCCAGCTCCTGCTCGCCCGTGACGAACTCGCAGAAGTGGCCAAGGCCGCGCTACCAGAGGGTTCCTTTAAGATTGAGGAACTGCTGCGCGATGCACGTCCTACGCTCGCAGAGGCCAGCTCCGCGCTGCCAGCCGCTTTGCTCAGCCGTTTCTACCGCGCCTTCCCATCCGCCTTCCCTGAGCGCGCCTGGGTGCAGGAATCGCTGAACCACCTCACCAAGACCGGTGGCCGTGCCGTGGCGGAAATCGCCGCTGTGCTCGATGCCAATGATGAGCTGGACCAGCTCGCCGAGTTCCTGAAGCGCTCCGTGCGCAACCGCCAGCTCAGCACGGATCTCCTCATCTGGATGTGCAAGGAGCGCAATGGCAAGTCCGAGAGCGTGTTCGACATCGATCTCGGCAATGCCATCATCAGTGCCATCGAGGACGACAATGCCGCTGGCGGACCGAAACGCGTGGGCCGTCTCTATGATGCCTTCGCCGAAGACGCCGGACTTGTTGGCGAGATGGTGAAAGATGCGGATGATGACGAGCTGCGCCTCTTCTCGAAGCGCATCCTCGCCTCCCAGGTGTTTGACGACCTCACCCGCCGCTCCCTCATGGGCCGCCTCATCAAGGCGCGACCGGAACTCCAGGAGCTCATGGAGAACAATGCCAGCCGCCAGGAGTCCGCACTCGTGGTCTCGTGGGAGAGCATGGAGAAGCGCAAGGTGGACCTTGAGGATCTGGTCAAGAACAAGATTCCGCAAAACAAGAAGGATATCCAGATTGCCCGCGAGTACGGCGACCTTCGCGAAAACTTCGAGTACAAGTCTGCCCGTCAGCAGCAGGCGGTGCTCTTGCGTTTGCAGTCCAAGTACGAGCGCGAACTGCGCAACGCTCGTGGTACGGATTTCGTCGGCTCCAGCACCGAGACGGTGGGCATCGGCACCATTGTGGACATCGAAGACGTCGTGACCGGCGCGAAGCAGACCTACACCATCCTCGGCGCGTGGGATGGCGATCCGGATAAGCACATCCTTTCCTACCTGTCCGAAATGGCCAAGGCTCTCATCGGCAAAAAGCCCGGAGAAGAGTCCGAGGTGCCGACTGATTCCGGAGCCAGCCGCAAGGTGCGCGTTGTAGCCATCCGCCCGTACATCACGGCTGCGGCCTAG
- a CDS encoding exosortase system-associated protein, TIGR04073 family — MKNRIILLLAGALLVSTPVFADIQASPASKWDWSRKLSRSLANVAYGWSEYPIQWQKVNEEDGNSAAFTSGIVQGTHRTVVRLGYGLYEFTTFPFPTYKGGYRPPYRTKERFNTWKGYQEFPPQVGFTSQAGYSRNQSW; from the coding sequence ATGAAAAACCGAATTATTCTCCTCCTCGCCGGTGCTCTTCTCGTGAGCACGCCTGTATTTGCTGACATCCAGGCATCCCCTGCCAGCAAGTGGGACTGGAGCCGCAAGCTCTCCCGCTCGCTCGCCAACGTCGCCTACGGCTGGTCGGAATACCCCATTCAATGGCAGAAGGTGAATGAGGAAGACGGCAACAGCGCCGCTTTCACCTCCGGCATCGTGCAGGGCACGCATCGCACCGTGGTGCGCCTCGGCTACGGTTTGTATGAGTTCACCACCTTCCCCTTCCCCACTTACAAGGGTGGCTATCGCCCACCTTACCGGACGAAGGAACGCTTCAACACCTGGAAAGGTTATCAGGAGTTCCCGCCGCAGGTGGGCTTCACCTCGCAGGCAGGATACAGCCGCAACCAGAGCTGGTAA
- the recN gene encoding DNA repair protein RecN, which yields MLSLLKIQNLALVEDLSWELAPGLVGVTGETGAGKSIIVGALKLILGERADRGLIRTGAETCSVEAMFDLKKTDAVDAILAENGLDALNGESLIIRRVIGASSNKQFVNGSPVVSQMLKKLGEHLVDLHGPHDHQTLNSQERQLEMLDAYASADDLAGKYAIAYSAWRDAVQEYESLATSERASEQEIDMLRHQIKDIEGANLKEGEEEEIEGRHRIAANGARLVELCNGVADRLSEGGSSILNGLRDVARMVHELEKIDPKLAESLGGFQSAQIELQEMEITMRDYVEGIEIEPAELERMEERMHVFQTLKRKYGGSVKAVLEFKEQAKLKLDRLENRGDALEKLKQAVDRARAEVDKVGGELSAKRKAAAPKLAKDISGHLADLGFKKAVFEVPLTANKEPERDGLETVDFQFAPNPGEPLKPLRLTASSGEMSRVLLAVKSALAKQDGIPLMVFDEIDANVGGNIAEAVGRKMETLATRHQIIAITHMPQLASLAQSHFVVVKEFNEKRTRSLLREVKTEERVDELARMLGGKTESARKHAESLLAGAARG from the coding sequence ATGCTCTCCCTGCTCAAGATCCAGAACCTCGCCCTCGTCGAAGATCTCTCCTGGGAACTGGCCCCCGGTCTGGTCGGGGTGACTGGTGAAACGGGCGCGGGCAAGTCCATCATTGTCGGTGCGCTGAAGCTCATCCTCGGAGAGCGCGCGGACCGCGGACTCATCCGCACCGGCGCGGAGACCTGCTCCGTGGAGGCGATGTTTGACCTGAAGAAGACCGATGCGGTCGATGCCATCCTCGCTGAGAACGGACTGGATGCGTTGAATGGCGAGTCGCTCATCATCCGGCGTGTCATCGGCGCGAGCAGCAACAAGCAATTCGTCAACGGCTCCCCAGTCGTCTCGCAGATGCTGAAGAAACTGGGCGAGCACCTCGTGGACCTGCATGGTCCTCATGATCACCAGACGCTGAATTCCCAGGAGCGGCAGCTGGAAATGCTTGATGCCTATGCGAGCGCTGATGACCTTGCAGGGAAATACGCCATCGCCTACTCCGCCTGGCGGGATGCCGTGCAGGAATATGAGAGCCTGGCCACCAGCGAGCGCGCCTCCGAACAGGAGATCGACATGCTGCGCCACCAGATCAAGGACATCGAAGGCGCCAACCTGAAGGAGGGTGAGGAGGAAGAAATCGAAGGCCGCCACCGCATCGCCGCCAATGGCGCGCGTCTGGTGGAGCTGTGCAACGGCGTAGCGGACCGCCTGAGCGAAGGTGGCAGCAGCATATTAAATGGCCTGCGGGACGTCGCCCGCATGGTGCATGAGTTGGAGAAGATCGACCCGAAGCTGGCCGAGAGTCTTGGCGGCTTCCAGTCCGCGCAGATCGAACTGCAGGAGATGGAAATCACCATGCGCGACTACGTGGAGGGCATCGAGATCGAGCCTGCCGAACTGGAGCGCATGGAGGAGCGCATGCACGTCTTCCAGACCCTGAAGCGGAAGTACGGCGGGAGTGTTAAAGCGGTGCTCGAGTTCAAGGAGCAAGCCAAGCTGAAACTGGATCGCTTGGAGAACCGGGGAGATGCCCTGGAGAAACTCAAGCAGGCCGTGGACCGCGCTCGTGCCGAGGTGGACAAGGTCGGCGGTGAACTGTCTGCCAAGCGCAAGGCCGCCGCGCCTAAACTCGCCAAGGACATCAGCGGTCATCTCGCGGACCTCGGTTTCAAGAAGGCGGTCTTTGAAGTGCCTCTCACTGCGAACAAGGAACCGGAGCGGGACGGCTTGGAGACGGTCGATTTCCAGTTCGCACCCAATCCTGGCGAACCTCTGAAGCCTCTGCGTTTAACCGCTTCCAGCGGGGAAATGTCCCGTGTACTGCTGGCAGTGAAGAGTGCTCTCGCAAAACAGGACGGCATCCCGCTGATGGTCTTCGATGAAATCGACGCCAACGTCGGCGGGAACATTGCCGAGGCGGTCGGCCGCAAGATGGAGACCCTGGCCACACGGCACCAGATCATCGCCATCACCCACATGCCGCAGCTCGCGTCCCTGGCGCAGAGCCACTTTGTCGTGGTAAAAGAATTTAATGAAAAGAGAACGCGCTCCCTTCTCCGTGAAGTGAAAACGGAAGAACGCGTGGACGAATTAGCCCGCATGCTGGGCGGCAAGACCGAAAGCGCGCGGAAGCATGCGGAGAGTTTGTTGGCGGGGGCGGCGCGGGGGTAG